A single genomic interval of Pseudochaenichthys georgianus chromosome 3, fPseGeo1.2, whole genome shotgun sequence harbors:
- the LOC117466010 gene encoding very-long-chain (3R)-3-hydroxyacyl-CoA dehydratase-like — MQILTPHVYWAQRHSEIFLRVDLSDAKDLDISVQENNTLQFKAQGHGAKGDNEYKFSLEFREPVRTEINHKSTQRQVDIKIRKQEERWWDRLTLQEKKPLFLAPDFDRWLDESDAEMELQAKEEEKINKISVESRVRKDPYLGLKRGYLFMYNLVQFLGFSWIFVNMTVRLFILGQDSFYDTFHTTADMMYFCQMMAVLEVINPLLGLVKTGFFPAMIQVAGRNVILFVIFGSLEEMQNKPVVFFVFYLWSTIEIFRYPFYMLACISTEWKLLTWLRYSLWIPLYPLGVLAEAVAVIQSLAIFDETRMFSVPLPALLGGSLSFSYTLQIYLVLMFLGLFINFRHLYKQRRRRFRSRKRKVQ, encoded by the exons ATGCAGATCCTCACCCCGCATGTTTACTGGGCTCAGCGGCACTCAGAGATCTTCCTCCGGGTGGACCTGAGCGATGCAAAG GATCTCGACATCAGCGTACAAGAAAACAACACACTTCAGTTCAAAG CACAGGGCCATGGAGCTAAAGGAGATAATGAATACAAGTTCAGTCTGGAGTTTCGGGAACCTGTTAGAACTGAG ATCAACCATAAGTCCACCCAGCGTCAGGTGGACATCAAGATCAGGAAGCAGGAGGAGCGCTGGTGGGACCGGCTGACTCTGCAGGAGAAGAAGCCTCTGTTTCTGGCTCCAGACTTCGACCGCTGGCTGGACGAGTCGGACGCCGAGATGGAGCTTCAGGCTAAG GAGGAAGAGAAAATAAACAAGATAAGTGTGGAGTCGAGAGTTCGTAAAGACC CGTACCTTGGGCTGAAGAGGGGCTACTTGTTTATGTACAACCTGGTGCAGTTCCTGGGATTCTCCTGGATCTTCGTCAACATGACCGTTCGACTCTTCATTCTTGGTCAAG ACTCGTTCTATGATACCTTCCACACCACGGCCGACATGATGTATTTCTGTCAGATGATGGCCGTGCTCGAGGTCATCAACCCCTTGCTGGGTCTGGTTAAGACTGGGTTCTTTCCTGCTATGATACAG GTGGCAGGGAGGAACGTCATTCTGTTTGTGATCTTCGGCAGTCTGGAGGAGATGCAGAACAAACCTGTGGTGTTCTTCGTCTTCTACCTGTGGAGCACCATCGAGATCTTCAG GTACCCGTTCTACATGCTGGCCTGCATCAGCACAGAGTGGAAGCTGTTGACGTGGTTGAGGTACAGCCTCTGGATCCCTCTGTACCCGCTGGGGGTCTTGGCTGAAG CGGTGGCCGTGATCCAGTCCCtggccatctttgatgagacgCGTATGTTCAGCGTCCCCCTCCCCGCGCTGCTGGGAGGCTCCCTGAGCTTCTCCTACACTCTGCAGATCTACCTGGTCCTCATGTTCCTAG GACTCTTCATCAATTTCCGGCACCTGTACAAGCAGAGGAGGAGACGATTCCGCTCGAGGAAAAGGAAAGTCCAATAA